In the genome of uncultured Paludibaculum sp., the window ATCTCAGCGCCGACACCGATCCTGCCGGTCAGTTCCAATTCACCGGACTGCCCGCGGGAGTCTACCAGCTCTCGGCCAACCGCGCCGGGTATCTGCCTCGCCCTACCGGGATCACTGTGACGCTCGGCTCGGCCGGGCGCGCCACGGCCCCCGCCATTCGACTACGGCCGCAAGGGGTAATTAGCGGCCGCGTGTTGGAGGACGACGCCGAACCAGCGCCGGGAGCGACGGTCTTTGTCTATCGGCAGGTCTACCGCACCGGCCGCAAGCGCTGGGAGCGCCTCAATGCTGCTGCGCCGGCGAACGAGGCAGGGGAATACCGTGTCGGCAATCTCACTCCGGGGACTTACCTCTTGCAGGCCCTCAACCAGCGTCGGCAGGCGAACAGTCATTACGGTGATCCCGCACAGACCGGCCTTCGCCCCTCGTTCTTCATTCCGGTCTACCACCCCAACTCGCCCACGCAAGAGTCCGCAACCGCCGTGCAGGTGGGTGTCGGAGCCGAAGTGGGCGGCATCGACATCCGGCTCATCAAAGTGACCCGACCACCCTCGGTGCATGTCAAAGGGAAGGTCACCGGAGTGCCCGGCGGCCCGCAGACCGGCGTCTCCGTCGGACTCTTCCCGCGGGAGGAGGGCGTTCCGGGCGGAAGCAATGTTGAGGCCAATGGGCCCGACTACGCCTTTGACTTGTCCGTCCCGCCCGGTGACTACGAAATCCGCGCCAATGTGTATTCAGGCGGGCCGGAGGCGTACGGCAGCGGCACGCTGAGCGTCGCCGGTGACGTCGAGGGGGTTGTCGTGGCCGTGAGCCCTGCGCCTGTCGTGACCGGCCGCATCCTGCTGGCGGAGCCGGGCGGCCAAGTGAATCTCAAAGGCATTCGGGTTCTGATTCTGGACTCTACCAGTTCCGACGGCGACTTCGTCCGCGCCGACGCCGCGGGCCGCTTCGTCCTCCCATCTCGGCTGCGGCCCGGCCGCTATGCCCTGGTGGTTCTTGGGCCTCTGCCCGCTGGCTACTACACCCGCGCCGTGAAGTTGGGCGGAGAAGAGATCACCCCCGAGAGCTTCGAGATCACGGCTTCCGCGCAACTGGAGATCATACTCAGCAAGACGGCCGGAACGATCACCGTCTCGGTCACGAACGATCAAGGCGCGCCGGTCCCGGTGGGCGTGGTTACCTTGATCCCCGAGGATGCCCGCGCGCAAATGGAGAAAGGGGCCCTGGATGACAGAGGGCAGGTCCAGTTCACCAGCCTGCGCCCCGGCAAGTACAAGCTCCATGCATGGCAGGAGATGGAAGACGACCTCTGGCAGGGCCCTGAGTTCCGCAAGCAGTACGACGCGCGGGCCGCCGAAGTCACCGTAGGCCCCAGCGAAACACAGAGCGCGCAGTTGCGAGTGATCCCGGAGGCGGCGATCCAGTGACGACGGCGCGGCATGGCCATCGCCCGCGCGGCCACCGTTCCGAGCCATGTGGAGGCAGCTCACGCCGGCCAGCCTCCTACATATACATCCCGCCGTTGACCTTCAATACCGAACCCGTAATGTAGCCGGCCTCTTCGCTGGCGAGGAACTTAACCGCGGCCGCGACATCCTCTGCTGACCCCAGCCGTTTCAATGGGATCGATGCCAAAAGCTTCTGCTTTACTTCATCGGTCAGGACGGCGGTCATGTCGGTGGCGATGAAACCGGGTGTGACGGCGTTGACGGTCACATTCCGGCTCCCCAACTCCATCGCCAGGGACTTCGTCAAGCCAATCAGGCCCGCCTTCGACGCCACATAATTCGCCTGTCCGGGGTTGCCCGACTCGCCCACCACCGAGGCGATGTTGATGATCCGCCCCCAGCGCTCCTTCAGCATCCCCTGCATCACGGCCTGGATGCACAGGAAGCTGCCGGTCAGGTTGGTCTGCAGCACCATGTCCCAGTCGGCCCTCTTCATCCGCATGGCCAGCCCGTCTTTCGTGATGCCCGCGTTGTTCACCAGAATCGTGATAGGGCCGGCCTCCTGCGCTGCCTGCGCGAACGCCGCCTTGATCGAATCTTCCGACGCCAGGTCGAGCGCGACTACCGTCGCCGCGCCGCCCGCGGCCGCAATCTCCTCCTTCACGGCTTCCAACTTCTGAAGGTCACGCGCCGCCAGAACGACCTTGTGTCCGGCCGAAGCCAGGCTCAAAGCGCACGCGCGGCCGATGCCGCGGCTGGCGCCGGTGACAAATGCGATACGGGATGACATAAGAGTGCCTCACTGCTCCGAAAAGATTCATCATAGTAGAACGAAGGTTTCATTCATACATGGCTTACTCGGATCTGCGAGATTTCGTGCGTGCGCTGGAGAAGGCGGGAGAGCTCAAACGCATCCCTTTTGAGGTGGATCCCTATCTGGAGATCACCGAGTTTGCCGATCGTGCCGTCAAAACCGGTGGCCCCGCCCTGTTGTTCGAGAAGCCGAAGGGCTGCTCGGCCCCGGTCCTCATCAACGCGTTCGCCAGCCACAAGCGCATGCGCCTTGCGCTCGAATGCGAAACGTTGGACGACATCGCCGGCCGCATCTCCGAGATGCTGGAGATGCGCATGCCGCAGGGCCTCATCAACAAGCTCAAGATGCTGCCCAAGCTCGCCGACATGGCGAACTTCTTCCCCAAAATGGTCGACCGCGGGCCCTGCAAGGAAGTGATCCGCAAGGACGGCTTCTCGTTGAAGGAGTTGCCCGTTCTCCACTGCTGGCCCCAGGACGGCGGCCCGTTCATCACCCTGCCGATGGTGTTCACGCGCAACCCCGACACCGGCAAGCGCAACTGCGGCATGTACCGCATGCAGGTCTACGACGACCGCACCACCGGCATGCACTGGCAAACCCACAAGCAGGGCGCTGAGCACTACCGCCGCCTCCAGAGGGAAGGGAAGACAGCGCGAATGCCCGTTTCTGTCGCCATCGGCGCCGATCCGGCCACGATGTACTCCGCCATCCTCCCCCTGCCGCCCGACCTCGACGAAATGATGATCGCCGGCTTTCTGCGCAACAAGCCAGTCGAGATGGTGCGCTGCGAGACCAACGATCTGGAGGTGCCCGCCAACGCGGAGTTCGTTCTCGAAGGCTACGTTGAGCTGGGCGAAACCCGCACGGAAGGGCCATTCGGCGACCACACCGGCTTCTATTCGCTCGAGGACCCTTACCCGGTCTTCCACGTCGAATGTGTCACCCATCGCAAGGATCCCATCTACC includes:
- a CDS encoding carboxypeptidase regulatory-like domain-containing protein, whose translation is MTRLLLAGFLALRALAAQSSSNVGSVDGLVVNSLTSAPIRKAIVSLSQPVGPIHLSADTDPAGQFQFTGLPAGVYQLSANRAGYLPRPTGITVTLGSAGRATAPAIRLRPQGVISGRVLEDDAEPAPGATVFVYRQVYRTGRKRWERLNAAAPANEAGEYRVGNLTPGTYLLQALNQRRQANSHYGDPAQTGLRPSFFIPVYHPNSPTQESATAVQVGVGAEVGGIDIRLIKVTRPPSVHVKGKVTGVPGGPQTGVSVGLFPREEGVPGGSNVEANGPDYAFDLSVPPGDYEIRANVYSGGPEAYGSGTLSVAGDVEGVVVAVSPAPVVTGRILLAEPGGQVNLKGIRVLILDSTSSDGDFVRADAAGRFVLPSRLRPGRYALVVLGPLPAGYYTRAVKLGGEEITPESFEITASAQLEIILSKTAGTITVSVTNDQGAPVPVGVVTLIPEDARAQMEKGALDDRGQVQFTSLRPGKYKLHAWQEMEDDLWQGPEFRKQYDARAAEVTVGPSETQSAQLRVIPEAAIQ
- the fabG gene encoding 3-oxoacyl-[acyl-carrier-protein] reductase, with the translated sequence MSSRIAFVTGASRGIGRACALSLASAGHKVVLAARDLQKLEAVKEEIAAAGGAATVVALDLASEDSIKAAFAQAAQEAGPITILVNNAGITKDGLAMRMKRADWDMVLQTNLTGSFLCIQAVMQGMLKERWGRIINIASVVGESGNPGQANYVASKAGLIGLTKSLAMELGSRNVTVNAVTPGFIATDMTAVLTDEVKQKLLASIPLKRLGSAEDVAAAVKFLASEEAGYITGSVLKVNGGMYM
- a CDS encoding menaquinone biosynthesis decarboxylase yields the protein MAYSDLRDFVRALEKAGELKRIPFEVDPYLEITEFADRAVKTGGPALLFEKPKGCSAPVLINAFASHKRMRLALECETLDDIAGRISEMLEMRMPQGLINKLKMLPKLADMANFFPKMVDRGPCKEVIRKDGFSLKELPVLHCWPQDGGPFITLPMVFTRNPDTGKRNCGMYRMQVYDDRTTGMHWQTHKQGAEHYRRLQREGKTARMPVSVAIGADPATMYSAILPLPPDLDEMMIAGFLRNKPVEMVRCETNDLEVPANAEFVLEGYVELGETRTEGPFGDHTGFYSLEDPYPVFHVECVTHRKDPIYPTTIVGPPPMEDFFMGKAIERIFLPLMRLQLPEVRDMSMPAEGVFHNLMLISIRKSYPGHARKVMHSIWGLGQAMFSKVIVVVDEDVNVQDYSEVAWRALNNIDPQRDIEFAMGPVDSLDHASRLPDFGSKMGIDATRKWPQEGFTRRWPDVIRMDPAVVQRVTELWKKAGL